Proteins from one Xenopus tropicalis strain Nigerian chromosome 1, UCB_Xtro_10.0, whole genome shotgun sequence genomic window:
- the chd1 gene encoding chromodomain-helicase-DNA-binding protein 1 isoform X1 translates to MNGHSDEDSVSNSNGNSSHSDDDSGSGSGSSSGSSSDGSSSQSGSSDSESGSESGSQSDSDTSKEKKTVQSKPPRLDGAEFWKSNPSILAVQRSAMLRKQQLQQQQQQQRQQASSNSGSDEDSSSSDESDEDSSSDNKKKKRQDEDWQMSGSGSASDSPSASSSSDSDTGGDRQKSSGRDSESDYEPSHKVKNKKSQNRSKVKNGKTSAGQKKRDADSSDDDYDDDYNKRVSRRQATVNVSYKEDEEMKTDSDDLLEVIGEDVPQPEEDEFETIERVMDSRFGRKGATGGTTTIYAVEADGDPNANFNETKEAGETQYLLKWKGWSSIHNTWETEDTLKQQNVKGMKKLDNYKKKEQEKKRWLKAASPEDIEYYNCQQELIDDLHKQYQIVERIIAHSNQKSAAGYPDYFCKWQGLPYSECSWEDGALIAKKFQARIDEYISRNQSKTIPFKECKVLKQRPRFVALKKQPSYIGGNKQLELRDYQLDGLNWLAHSWCKGNSCILADEMGLGKTIQTISFLNYLFHEHQLYGPFLLVVPLSTLTSWQREIQIWAPLMNAVVYLGDINSRNMIRTHEWMHPQTKRLKLNVLLTTYEILLKDKSFLGGVNWAFIGVDEAHRLKNDDSLLYKTLIDFKSNHRLLITGTPLQNSLKELWSLLHFIMPEKFSSWEDFEEEHGKGREYGYASLHKELEPFLLRRVKKDVEKSLPAKVEQILRVEMSASQKQYYKWILTRNYKALSKGSKGSTSGFLNIMMELKKCCNHCYLIKPPEENEFYNRQEALQHLIRSSGKLILLDKLLVRLRERGNRVLIFSQMVRMLDILAEYLKSRQFPFQRLDGSIKGEVRKQALDHFNAEGSEDFCFLLSTRAGGLGINLASADTVVIFDSDWNPQNDLQAQARAHRIGQKKQVNIYRLVTKGSVEEDIIERAKKKMVLDHLVIQRMDTTGKTVLHTGSTPSSSTPFNKEELAAILKFGAEELFKEPEGEEEEPQEMDIDEILKRAETRENEGGPLTVGDELLSQFKVANFSTMEEDDMVEPNRDSKSWEDIIPTDQRRRMEEEEREKELQEIYLLPRMRNCAKQANFNGSEGRRSRNRRYSGSDSDSMSDRKRPKKRGRPRTIPRENIKGFSDAEIRRFIKSYKKFGGPLERLDAIARDAELVDKSETDLRRLGELIHSGCIKALKDSSGQERAGGRRGKMKGPTFRISGVQVNAKLVSSHEDELAPLHKSIPSDPDERKRYVIPCHTKAAHFDIDWGKEDDSNLLIGIYEYGYGSWEMIKMDPDLNLTQKILPDDPDKKPQAKQLQTRADYLIKLLNKDLLRKEAQRLSSGGNSKRRKTRAKKSKNVKPVKVEEETKSESSPPSSENSEEEEDQEETVPLRTNNKRRAEKENEDRTELDVSVNKEPEEKKEIKENKKDPKKEKKEKEEKRDTTEKEARDKKEIKTKEPVKEKEIKEEKVTEVKAEKEKPKKSILADTPVHITASSEPVPISEEAEELDQKTFSVCKERMRPVKAALKQLDRPEKGLSEREQLEHTRQCLIKIGDHITECLKEYANPDQIKQWRKNLWIFVSKFTEFDARKLHKLYKHAIKKRQESQHNDQNSSSSVNTNLRHPDVDRLKENSNHDDSSRDSYSSERHSQYHDHHYKDRHQSDAYKKGDSRKRPYSSFSNGKDHRDWDHHYKQDRYHSESKHRKLDDHRSRDHRSNLEGGLKDRSYSDHRSHSDHRLHSDHRSSSDYSHHKSSRDYRYHSDWQLDHRASSSGPRSPLDQRSAYDSRSPLGRRSPYESSDHKSTPEHLWSGRKT, encoded by the exons GATTCATCCAGCAGTGATGAATCTGATGAGGACTCTTCAAGtgacaataaaaagaaaaaacgcCAAGA TGAAGATTGGCAGATGTCCGGGTCAGGTTCTGCTAGTGACTCTCCATCGGCAAGTTCCAGTTCAGATTCCGACACAGGGGGGGATAGACAGAAAAGCAGCGGTAGGGACAGCGAATCTGATTATGAACCAAGCCATAAAGTTAAAAACAAGAAATCTCAAAACAG atctaAAGTTAAAAATGGAAAGACCAGTGCTGGCCAAAAAAAGAGAGATGCAGATTCATctgatgatgattatgatgacgATTATAATAAAAGGGTATCTAGAAGGCAAGCTACAGTAAATGTTAGTTATAAGGAAGATGAGGAGATGAAGACAGATTCTGATGATTTGCTAGAAGTCATTGGCGAAGATGTACCTCAGCCAGAAGAAGATGAATTTGAAACAATTGAAAGAGTAATGGATTCACGATTTGGTCGTAaaggag CTACCGGTGGCACCACGACCATTTATGCAGTAGAGGCAGATGGGGATCCAAATGCAAATTTTAATGAGACGAAGGAGGCCGGAGAGACAcagtatttattaaaatggaaaggCTGGTCCAGTATTCACAATACCTGGGAAACGGAAGATACTCTAAAACAGCAAAATGTGAAAGGAATGAAAAAGCTTGACAACTACAAGAAGAaagagcaggaaaaaaaaagatg GTTAAAAGCAGCTTCTCCAGAAGATATTGAGTATTATAATTGTCAGCAAGAACTCATTGATGATCTCCATAAACAGTATCAGATAGTGGAGCGCATCATAG CGCATTCAAATCAGAAATCAGCAGCAGGCTATCCAGATTATTTCTGCAAATGGCAGGGGCTTCCGTATTCAGAATGCAGTTGGGAGGATGGGGCACTCATTGCTAAGAAGTTTCAGGCTCGAATTGATGAGTATATTAGTCGCAATCAGTCTAAGACAATTCCTTTCAAAGAGTGTAAG GTTTTAAAGCAGAGACCGAGATTTGTAGCCTTGAAAAAACAACCTTCATACATTGGTGGGAATAAGCAGTTGGAGCTGAGGGACTATCAGTTGGATGGATTAAACTGGCTAGCTCATTCCTGGTGCaa gggaaaCAGTTGTATCTTGGCTGATGAAATGGGTTTAGGAAAAACAATACAGactatttcttttttaaactaTCTATTTCATGAACACCAGCTGTATGGACCCTTTCTTCTTGTTGTGCCACTCTCTACACTTACCTCCTGGCAAAGAGAAATTCAAATTTGGGCTCCTTTAATGAATGCTGTTGTTTACTTGGGAGATATAAACAGTAGGAATATG ATCAGAACCCATGAATGGATGCATCCTCAGACCAAGAGATTAAAATTGAATGTGCTGCTTACCACCTATGAAATATTGCTAAAGGACAAG TCTTTTTTAGGTGGTGTTAACTGGGCTTTTATAGGAGTTGATGAAGCACATCGGTTAAAAAATGACGATTCATTACTGTATAAGACACTGATAGACTTCAAGTCTAATCATCGTCTCTTGATCACTGGAACTCCTTTGCAAAATTCACTAAAAGAACTCTGGTCTTTGCTTCACTTCATCATGCCTGAAAA ATTTTCCTCCTGGGAAGACTTCGAAGAAGAGCATGGAAAAGGCAGAGAGTATGGTTATGCCAGTCTTCACAAAGAGCTTGAGCCATTCCTACTAAGAAGGGTGAAGAAAGATGTGGAAAAATCTTTACCTGCTAAAGTGGAACAAATTTTGAGAGTTGAGATGAGCGCTTCGCAAAAACAATACTATAA ATGGATCCTAACAAGGAATTACAAGGCACTAAGCAAGGGGTCTAAAGGCAGTACTTCAGGATTTTTGAACATTATGATGGAATTAAAAAAGTGTTGTAATCATTGCTACCTCATTAAGCCACCAGAAGAAAATGAATTCTACAACAGGCAAGAGGCTCTGCAG cacttAATAAGGAGCAGTGGCAAGCTAATTCTTCTGGACAAGTTATTAGTGCGTTTGCGAGAACGTGGCAACAGGGTTCTGATTTTCTCTCAGATGGTGCGGATGCTGGATATTCTTGCAGAATATTTAAAATCGCGACAATTTCCCTTTCAG AGATTAGATGGTTCTATCAAAGGAGAAGTGAGAAAGCAAGCACTTGATCATTTTAATGCTGAAGGATCTGAG GATTTTTGCTTTTTGCTCTCTACAAGAGCAGGCGGCCTTGGGATAAACCTTGCATCAGCAGATACTGTTGTCATTTTTGACTCTGACTGGAATCCACAAAATGATCTACAAGCTCAAGCCAGAGCTCACAGAATTGGGCAGAAAAAGCAG GTGAATATCTATCGCTTGGTTACAAAGGGGTCAGTTGAAGAAGATATAATTGAAAgagcaaaaaagaaaatggtgCTTGATCATCTTGTAATTCAAAGAATGGACACAACAGGCAAGACTGTTTTACACACTGGATCAACACCCTCAAG cTCTACTCCGTTTAATAAAGAAGAATTGGCTGCTATTTTGAAGTTTGGTGCTGAAGAACTTTTTAAAGAACCAGAAGGAGAAGAGGAAGAACCACAG gaaatgGACATTGATGAAATCTTGAAGAGGGCAGAAACACGTGAAAATGAAGGTGGACCTTTAACTGTAGGAGATGAATTGCTTTCTCAATTTAAG GTTGCCAACTTTTCAACTATGGAAGAAGATGATATGGTTGAACCCAATCGAGACTCAAAGTCATGGGAGGACATCATTCCCACTGACCAGAGGAGAAGAATGGAAGAGGAGGAAAGAGAAAAAGAACTGCAAGAAATTTATCTTTTGCCAAGAATGAGGAATTGTGCCAAGCAG gCAAACTTTAATGGAAGTGAAGGTAGACGCAGCAGGAACAGAAGGTACTCTGGATCTGACAGTGATTCCATGTCTGATAGAAAACGCCCCAAAAAAAGAGGTCGGCCACGAACAATTCCAAGAGAAAATATTAAAGGGTTTAGTGATGCTGAGATACGGAG GTTTATTAAAAGCTACAAAAAGTTTGGCGGACCTCTAGAAAG GTTAGATGCAATAGCCCGAGATGCTGAGTTGGTGGACAAGTCTGAGACTGATCTTCGTCGACTTGGAGAATTAATACACAGTGGCTGCATTAAAGCTTTGAAGGATAGTTCTGGGCAAGAAAGGGCAG GAGGAAGACGTGGAAAAATGAAAGGACCAACATTCCGTATCTCAGGGGTGCAAGTGAATGCGAAGTTGGTCAGTTCTCATGAAGATGAACTAGCTCCTTTACACAAATCTATTCCTTCAGATCCCGATGAAAGAAAAAG ATATGTTATCCCATGCCACACCAAAGCTGCTCATtttgatattgactggggcaaagAAGATGACTCAAACCTCTTAATTGGCATCTATGAATATGGGTATGGCAGCTGGGAAATGATAAAAATGGACCCTGACCTCAACCTAACACAGAAG ATTTTACCAGATGATCCAGATAAGAAGCCCCAAGCCAAGCAGCTACAGACCAGAGCTGACTACCTCATTAAACTTCTCAATAAAGATCTGCTTAGGAAAGAAGCACAAAGACTTTCTAGTGGA GGTAATTCTAAAAGGAGGAAAACCAGGGCaaagaaaagcaaaaatgtgAAACCTGTAAAGGTTGAAGAGGAAACAAAAAGTGAATCCTCACCACCCAGTTCTGAAAAttcagaagaggaggaggatcaG GAGGAAACTGTACCCCTCAGAACAAATAATAAAAGGAGAGCAGAGAAAGAAAATGAGGACCGAACAGAGTTAGATGTCAGTGTTAACAAAGAGccagaagaaaagaaagagataaaagaaaataaaaaggaccctaagaaagaaaagaaggaaaaagaagagaaaagagaTACAACTGAAAAAGAAGCTCGagacaaaaaggaaattaaaacGAAAGAGCctgttaaagaaaaagaaataaaagaagaaaag GTAACCGAGGTCAAAGCTGAAAAAGAAAAgccaaaaaaaagtatattagcAGACACCCCAGTTCATATTACTGCTAGCAGTGAGCCAGTACCAATTTCTGAAGAGGCTGAAGAGCTTGATCAGAAAACTTTCAGTGTT TGTAAAGAACGCATGAGGCCAGTCAAAGCAGCATTGAAGCAGCTGGATCGGCCAGAAAAAGGGCTCTCTGAGCGAGAACAACTTGAGCACACACGACAGTGCCTGATTAAAATCGGGGATCATATCACAGAATGTCTGAAAGAATATGCAAATCCTGATCAAATAAAACAGTGGAGAAA AAATCTTTGGATATTTGTCTCCAAATTTACTGAATTTGATGCCAGAAAGTTGCACAAATTATACAAACATGCAATCAAAAAACGGCAAGAATCTCAG CACAATGATCAGAACAGCAGCAGCAGTGTAAATACAAACCTTCGTCATCCAG ATGTTGACCGACTAAAAGAAAACAGCAACCATGATGACAGCAGCAGAGATAGTTATTCCTCTGAAAGACATTCACAGTATCATGATCACCACTACAAAGACAGACATCAGAGTGATGCTTATAAGAAAGGAGATTCCAGAAAAAGGCCGTACTCCAGCTTCAGCAATGGGAAAGACCACAGAGACTGGGACCACCACTACAAACAGGACAG GTACCACAGTGAAAGTAAACACAGAAAATTGGATGACCACAGAAGTAGAGATCATAGATCAAACCTAGAAGGAGGTTTGAAGGATAGATCTTATAGTGATCATCGTTCCCATTCTGACCATCGTTTACATTCTGACCACAGATCCAGTTCTGATTACAGCCACCATAAATCTTCAAGAGATTATCGGTACCATTCAGACTGGCAGTTGGACCACAGAGCCTCCAGCAGTGGGCCGAGGTCACCTTTGGACCAGAGATCAGCGTATGACTCCCGATCTCCTTTAGGGCGCAGGTCCCCTTATGAATCATCTGATCACAAGAGCACTCCCGAGCATTTATGGAGTGGTCGCAAAACATAA
- the chd1 gene encoding chromodomain-helicase-DNA-binding protein 1 isoform X2, which yields MNGHSDEDSVSNSNGNSSHSDDDSGSGSGSSSGSSSDGSSSQSGSSDSESGSESGSQSDSDTSKEKKTVQSKPPRLDGAEFWKSNPSILAVQRSAMLRKQQLQQQQQQQRQQASSNSGSDEDSSSSDESDEDSSSDNKKKKRQDEDWQMSGSGSASDSPSASSSSDSDTGGDRQKSSGRDSESDYEPSHKVKNKKSQNRSKVKNGKTSAGQKKRDADSSDDDYDDDYNKRVSRRQATVNVSYKEDEEMKTDSDDLLEVIGEDVPQPEEDEFETIERVMDSRFGRKGATGGTTTIYAVEADGDPNANFNETKEAGETQYLLKWKGWSSIHNTWETEDTLKQQNVKGMKKLDNYKKKEQEKKRWLKAASPEDIEYYNCQQELIDDLHKQYQIVERIIAHSNQKSAAGYPDYFCKWQGLPYSECSWEDGALIAKKFQARIDEYISRNQSKTIPFKECKVLKQRPRFVALKKQPSYIGGNKQLELRDYQLDGLNWLAHSWCKGNSCILADEMGLGKTIQTISFLNYLFHEHQLYGPFLLVVPLSTLTSWQREIQIWAPLMNAVVYLGDINSRNMIRTHEWMHPQTKRLKLNVLLTTYEILLKDKSFLGGVNWAFIGVDEAHRLKNDDSLLYKTLIDFKSNHRLLITGTPLQNSLKELWSLLHFIMPEKFSSWEDFEEEHGKGREYGYASLHKELEPFLLRRVKKDVEKSLPAKVEQILRVEMSASQKQYYKWILTRNYKALSKGSKGSTSGFLNIMMELKKCCNHCYLIKPPEENEFYNRQEALQHLIRSSGKLILLDKLLVRLRERGNRVLIFSQMVRMLDILAEYLKSRQFPFQRLDGSIKGEVRKQALDHFNAEGSEDFCFLLSTRAGGLGINLASADTVVIFDSDWNPQNDLQAQARAHRIGQKKQVNIYRLVTKGSVEEDIIERAKKKMVLDHLVIQRMDTTGKTVLHTGSTPSSSTPFNKEELAAILKFGAEELFKEPEGEEEEPQEMDIDEILKRAETRENEGGPLTVGDELLSQFKVANFSTMEEDDMVEPNRDSKSWEDIIPTDQRRRMEEEEREKELQEIYLLPRMRNCAKQANFNGSEGRRSRNRRYSGSDSDSMSDRKRPKKRGRPRTIPRENIKGFSDAEIRRFIKSYKKFGGPLERLDAIARDAELVDKSETDLRRLGELIHSGCIKALKDSSGQERAGRRGKMKGPTFRISGVQVNAKLVSSHEDELAPLHKSIPSDPDERKRYVIPCHTKAAHFDIDWGKEDDSNLLIGIYEYGYGSWEMIKMDPDLNLTQKILPDDPDKKPQAKQLQTRADYLIKLLNKDLLRKEAQRLSSGGNSKRRKTRAKKSKNVKPVKVEEETKSESSPPSSENSEEEEDQEETVPLRTNNKRRAEKENEDRTELDVSVNKEPEEKKEIKENKKDPKKEKKEKEEKRDTTEKEARDKKEIKTKEPVKEKEIKEEKVTEVKAEKEKPKKSILADTPVHITASSEPVPISEEAEELDQKTFSVCKERMRPVKAALKQLDRPEKGLSEREQLEHTRQCLIKIGDHITECLKEYANPDQIKQWRKNLWIFVSKFTEFDARKLHKLYKHAIKKRQESQHNDQNSSSSVNTNLRHPDVDRLKENSNHDDSSRDSYSSERHSQYHDHHYKDRHQSDAYKKGDSRKRPYSSFSNGKDHRDWDHHYKQDRYHSESKHRKLDDHRSRDHRSNLEGGLKDRSYSDHRSHSDHRLHSDHRSSSDYSHHKSSRDYRYHSDWQLDHRASSSGPRSPLDQRSAYDSRSPLGRRSPYESSDHKSTPEHLWSGRKT from the exons GATTCATCCAGCAGTGATGAATCTGATGAGGACTCTTCAAGtgacaataaaaagaaaaaacgcCAAGA TGAAGATTGGCAGATGTCCGGGTCAGGTTCTGCTAGTGACTCTCCATCGGCAAGTTCCAGTTCAGATTCCGACACAGGGGGGGATAGACAGAAAAGCAGCGGTAGGGACAGCGAATCTGATTATGAACCAAGCCATAAAGTTAAAAACAAGAAATCTCAAAACAG atctaAAGTTAAAAATGGAAAGACCAGTGCTGGCCAAAAAAAGAGAGATGCAGATTCATctgatgatgattatgatgacgATTATAATAAAAGGGTATCTAGAAGGCAAGCTACAGTAAATGTTAGTTATAAGGAAGATGAGGAGATGAAGACAGATTCTGATGATTTGCTAGAAGTCATTGGCGAAGATGTACCTCAGCCAGAAGAAGATGAATTTGAAACAATTGAAAGAGTAATGGATTCACGATTTGGTCGTAaaggag CTACCGGTGGCACCACGACCATTTATGCAGTAGAGGCAGATGGGGATCCAAATGCAAATTTTAATGAGACGAAGGAGGCCGGAGAGACAcagtatttattaaaatggaaaggCTGGTCCAGTATTCACAATACCTGGGAAACGGAAGATACTCTAAAACAGCAAAATGTGAAAGGAATGAAAAAGCTTGACAACTACAAGAAGAaagagcaggaaaaaaaaagatg GTTAAAAGCAGCTTCTCCAGAAGATATTGAGTATTATAATTGTCAGCAAGAACTCATTGATGATCTCCATAAACAGTATCAGATAGTGGAGCGCATCATAG CGCATTCAAATCAGAAATCAGCAGCAGGCTATCCAGATTATTTCTGCAAATGGCAGGGGCTTCCGTATTCAGAATGCAGTTGGGAGGATGGGGCACTCATTGCTAAGAAGTTTCAGGCTCGAATTGATGAGTATATTAGTCGCAATCAGTCTAAGACAATTCCTTTCAAAGAGTGTAAG GTTTTAAAGCAGAGACCGAGATTTGTAGCCTTGAAAAAACAACCTTCATACATTGGTGGGAATAAGCAGTTGGAGCTGAGGGACTATCAGTTGGATGGATTAAACTGGCTAGCTCATTCCTGGTGCaa gggaaaCAGTTGTATCTTGGCTGATGAAATGGGTTTAGGAAAAACAATACAGactatttcttttttaaactaTCTATTTCATGAACACCAGCTGTATGGACCCTTTCTTCTTGTTGTGCCACTCTCTACACTTACCTCCTGGCAAAGAGAAATTCAAATTTGGGCTCCTTTAATGAATGCTGTTGTTTACTTGGGAGATATAAACAGTAGGAATATG ATCAGAACCCATGAATGGATGCATCCTCAGACCAAGAGATTAAAATTGAATGTGCTGCTTACCACCTATGAAATATTGCTAAAGGACAAG TCTTTTTTAGGTGGTGTTAACTGGGCTTTTATAGGAGTTGATGAAGCACATCGGTTAAAAAATGACGATTCATTACTGTATAAGACACTGATAGACTTCAAGTCTAATCATCGTCTCTTGATCACTGGAACTCCTTTGCAAAATTCACTAAAAGAACTCTGGTCTTTGCTTCACTTCATCATGCCTGAAAA ATTTTCCTCCTGGGAAGACTTCGAAGAAGAGCATGGAAAAGGCAGAGAGTATGGTTATGCCAGTCTTCACAAAGAGCTTGAGCCATTCCTACTAAGAAGGGTGAAGAAAGATGTGGAAAAATCTTTACCTGCTAAAGTGGAACAAATTTTGAGAGTTGAGATGAGCGCTTCGCAAAAACAATACTATAA ATGGATCCTAACAAGGAATTACAAGGCACTAAGCAAGGGGTCTAAAGGCAGTACTTCAGGATTTTTGAACATTATGATGGAATTAAAAAAGTGTTGTAATCATTGCTACCTCATTAAGCCACCAGAAGAAAATGAATTCTACAACAGGCAAGAGGCTCTGCAG cacttAATAAGGAGCAGTGGCAAGCTAATTCTTCTGGACAAGTTATTAGTGCGTTTGCGAGAACGTGGCAACAGGGTTCTGATTTTCTCTCAGATGGTGCGGATGCTGGATATTCTTGCAGAATATTTAAAATCGCGACAATTTCCCTTTCAG AGATTAGATGGTTCTATCAAAGGAGAAGTGAGAAAGCAAGCACTTGATCATTTTAATGCTGAAGGATCTGAG GATTTTTGCTTTTTGCTCTCTACAAGAGCAGGCGGCCTTGGGATAAACCTTGCATCAGCAGATACTGTTGTCATTTTTGACTCTGACTGGAATCCACAAAATGATCTACAAGCTCAAGCCAGAGCTCACAGAATTGGGCAGAAAAAGCAG GTGAATATCTATCGCTTGGTTACAAAGGGGTCAGTTGAAGAAGATATAATTGAAAgagcaaaaaagaaaatggtgCTTGATCATCTTGTAATTCAAAGAATGGACACAACAGGCAAGACTGTTTTACACACTGGATCAACACCCTCAAG cTCTACTCCGTTTAATAAAGAAGAATTGGCTGCTATTTTGAAGTTTGGTGCTGAAGAACTTTTTAAAGAACCAGAAGGAGAAGAGGAAGAACCACAG gaaatgGACATTGATGAAATCTTGAAGAGGGCAGAAACACGTGAAAATGAAGGTGGACCTTTAACTGTAGGAGATGAATTGCTTTCTCAATTTAAG GTTGCCAACTTTTCAACTATGGAAGAAGATGATATGGTTGAACCCAATCGAGACTCAAAGTCATGGGAGGACATCATTCCCACTGACCAGAGGAGAAGAATGGAAGAGGAGGAAAGAGAAAAAGAACTGCAAGAAATTTATCTTTTGCCAAGAATGAGGAATTGTGCCAAGCAG gCAAACTTTAATGGAAGTGAAGGTAGACGCAGCAGGAACAGAAGGTACTCTGGATCTGACAGTGATTCCATGTCTGATAGAAAACGCCCCAAAAAAAGAGGTCGGCCACGAACAATTCCAAGAGAAAATATTAAAGGGTTTAGTGATGCTGAGATACGGAG GTTTATTAAAAGCTACAAAAAGTTTGGCGGACCTCTAGAAAG GTTAGATGCAATAGCCCGAGATGCTGAGTTGGTGGACAAGTCTGAGACTGATCTTCGTCGACTTGGAGAATTAATACACAGTGGCTGCATTAAAGCTTTGAAGGATAGTTCTGGGCAAGAAAGGGCAG GAAGACGTGGAAAAATGAAAGGACCAACATTCCGTATCTCAGGGGTGCAAGTGAATGCGAAGTTGGTCAGTTCTCATGAAGATGAACTAGCTCCTTTACACAAATCTATTCCTTCAGATCCCGATGAAAGAAAAAG ATATGTTATCCCATGCCACACCAAAGCTGCTCATtttgatattgactggggcaaagAAGATGACTCAAACCTCTTAATTGGCATCTATGAATATGGGTATGGCAGCTGGGAAATGATAAAAATGGACCCTGACCTCAACCTAACACAGAAG ATTTTACCAGATGATCCAGATAAGAAGCCCCAAGCCAAGCAGCTACAGACCAGAGCTGACTACCTCATTAAACTTCTCAATAAAGATCTGCTTAGGAAAGAAGCACAAAGACTTTCTAGTGGA GGTAATTCTAAAAGGAGGAAAACCAGGGCaaagaaaagcaaaaatgtgAAACCTGTAAAGGTTGAAGAGGAAACAAAAAGTGAATCCTCACCACCCAGTTCTGAAAAttcagaagaggaggaggatcaG GAGGAAACTGTACCCCTCAGAACAAATAATAAAAGGAGAGCAGAGAAAGAAAATGAGGACCGAACAGAGTTAGATGTCAGTGTTAACAAAGAGccagaagaaaagaaagagataaaagaaaataaaaaggaccctaagaaagaaaagaaggaaaaagaagagaaaagagaTACAACTGAAAAAGAAGCTCGagacaaaaaggaaattaaaacGAAAGAGCctgttaaagaaaaagaaataaaagaagaaaag GTAACCGAGGTCAAAGCTGAAAAAGAAAAgccaaaaaaaagtatattagcAGACACCCCAGTTCATATTACTGCTAGCAGTGAGCCAGTACCAATTTCTGAAGAGGCTGAAGAGCTTGATCAGAAAACTTTCAGTGTT TGTAAAGAACGCATGAGGCCAGTCAAAGCAGCATTGAAGCAGCTGGATCGGCCAGAAAAAGGGCTCTCTGAGCGAGAACAACTTGAGCACACACGACAGTGCCTGATTAAAATCGGGGATCATATCACAGAATGTCTGAAAGAATATGCAAATCCTGATCAAATAAAACAGTGGAGAAA AAATCTTTGGATATTTGTCTCCAAATTTACTGAATTTGATGCCAGAAAGTTGCACAAATTATACAAACATGCAATCAAAAAACGGCAAGAATCTCAG CACAATGATCAGAACAGCAGCAGCAGTGTAAATACAAACCTTCGTCATCCAG ATGTTGACCGACTAAAAGAAAACAGCAACCATGATGACAGCAGCAGAGATAGTTATTCCTCTGAAAGACATTCACAGTATCATGATCACCACTACAAAGACAGACATCAGAGTGATGCTTATAAGAAAGGAGATTCCAGAAAAAGGCCGTACTCCAGCTTCAGCAATGGGAAAGACCACAGAGACTGGGACCACCACTACAAACAGGACAG GTACCACAGTGAAAGTAAACACAGAAAATTGGATGACCACAGAAGTAGAGATCATAGATCAAACCTAGAAGGAGGTTTGAAGGATAGATCTTATAGTGATCATCGTTCCCATTCTGACCATCGTTTACATTCTGACCACAGATCCAGTTCTGATTACAGCCACCATAAATCTTCAAGAGATTATCGGTACCATTCAGACTGGCAGTTGGACCACAGAGCCTCCAGCAGTGGGCCGAGGTCACCTTTGGACCAGAGATCAGCGTATGACTCCCGATCTCCTTTAGGGCGCAGGTCCCCTTATGAATCATCTGATCACAAGAGCACTCCCGAGCATTTATGGAGTGGTCGCAAAACATAA